One segment of Cohaesibacter intestini DNA contains the following:
- a CDS encoding fasciclin domain-containing protein, with amino-acid sequence MTSAVSLAYADDHKNPMVGGAAMYETKNIIENAVNSKDHETLVAAVKAAGLVDTLSGKGPFTVFAPTDDAFAALPAGTVETLLKPENKDQLTKILTCHVVAADAMSDAIMKMVDDDKGAHPVKTVGGCTFTAMYDGGTVMLKDGKGNVANVTIADVEQSNGVIHVIDKVLLPAS; translated from the coding sequence ATGACCTCCGCCGTAAGCCTCGCTTATGCGGACGATCACAAAAATCCGATGGTCGGTGGTGCTGCTATGTATGAAACCAAGAATATCATCGAAAACGCCGTGAACTCCAAGGATCACGAAACCCTTGTCGCTGCGGTGAAAGCAGCTGGTCTGGTCGATACTCTGTCCGGCAAGGGGCCGTTTACCGTTTTTGCGCCAACCGATGACGCCTTTGCCGCTTTGCCCGCAGGCACGGTAGAGACATTGCTGAAGCCGGAAAACAAGGATCAATTGACAAAGATCCTGACCTGTCACGTCGTGGCTGCCGACGCCATGTCTGATGCCATCATGAAGATGGTGGATGACGACAAGGGTGCCCACCCGGTCAAAACCGTGGGTGGCTGCACCTTCACTGCCATGTATGATGGCGGCACGGTCATGCTCAAGGATGGCAAGGGCAACGTCGCCAACGTGACGATCGCGGATGTGGAACAGTCCAATGGCGTCATCCACGTCATCGACAAAGTCCTGCTGCCTGCATCCTAA
- a CDS encoding transketolase-like TK C-terminal-containing protein, whose translation MSHDHLKTIEQRLLWLSHWMIHHANHIRPKTDDIKIGGHQASSTSMVSIMTALYFSALKPEDRVAVKPHASPVFHAMQYLMGNLSRERMENFRGFGGVQSYPSRTKDSDDVDFSTGSVGLGVAITSFASLIQDYIAAKNWGQDQALGRMVALVGDAELDEGNIYECLQEGWKNDLRNCWWIIDYNRQSLDGIVREGLFERIEKIFDAFGWDVVRVKYGKLQREAFEEPGGNKLRDWIDACPNQQYSALTFMGGAVWRKRLMDDLGDQGDVSALIDKRSDDELAALMENLGGNCVTTMADVFASVTHDRPTCFLAYTVKGWGTPIAGHKDNHGGLMNKSQMADWQSHMGVPKGDEWDPLATIDNVEAFKAFLDNVPFFAKGTRRYHDDKIAVPAIELTTERAISTQGAFGKILDDLSKGDSELAARIVTTSPDVTGTTNLGPWVNRRKLFARKALADAFIEHRIPSTAKWVFDPAGQHIELGIAEMNLFLLLGAAGLSHSLFGKRLIPIGTVYDPFVCRGLDALNYASYQDARFMIVGTPSGVTLAPEGGAHQSVGTPLIGMSQDGLAAFEPAFADELGIIMQWAFDYMQRDGEGDPDERTWLRDETGGSVYLRLTTNPIEQPVKRANDTYRQGVIDGAYWLREPGPNCEVVIAYQGAVASEAIKAAGAIAEARRDIGVLAVTSADRLNAGWTAAQRARSRGNLAAYSHIESLLSALPSHCKIITVIDGHPATLAWLGGVIGHQTISLGVEHFGQTGTIGDLYRHHGIDAAAIVEKVQGLSHGKDIKSGIVRALN comes from the coding sequence ATGAGCCACGACCACCTCAAGACCATCGAACAGCGCCTGTTGTGGCTCTCGCATTGGATGATCCATCACGCCAATCATATTCGCCCCAAGACCGATGACATCAAGATCGGTGGCCATCAGGCCAGCTCGACCTCGATGGTCTCGATCATGACCGCACTCTATTTTTCGGCCCTCAAACCCGAAGATCGCGTTGCGGTCAAGCCGCATGCCTCTCCGGTCTTTCATGCCATGCAATATCTGATGGGCAATCTCAGCCGTGAGCGGATGGAGAATTTCCGTGGCTTTGGCGGGGTGCAGTCCTATCCGTCGCGCACCAAGGATAGCGATGATGTCGACTTCTCCACCGGCTCGGTCGGCCTTGGGGTGGCCATCACCAGCTTTGCCTCTCTCATTCAGGACTATATCGCAGCCAAAAACTGGGGACAGGATCAGGCCTTGGGCCGCATGGTGGCTTTGGTGGGCGATGCCGAACTGGACGAGGGCAACATTTACGAATGCCTGCAGGAAGGTTGGAAGAACGACCTGCGAAACTGCTGGTGGATCATCGACTATAACCGACAGTCCCTTGATGGCATCGTCAGGGAGGGCCTGTTCGAGCGGATCGAAAAGATCTTCGATGCGTTCGGCTGGGACGTGGTCCGGGTCAAATATGGCAAGCTCCAGCGAGAGGCCTTCGAAGAGCCGGGCGGCAACAAGCTCCGCGACTGGATCGACGCCTGCCCCAATCAGCAATATTCGGCGCTGACCTTCATGGGCGGCGCGGTCTGGCGCAAGCGTCTGATGGATGATCTGGGCGATCAGGGGGATGTGTCCGCTCTGATTGATAAGCGGTCAGATGACGAACTTGCCGCATTGATGGAAAATCTTGGTGGCAACTGCGTCACCACGATGGCCGATGTCTTCGCTTCTGTGACCCATGACCGGCCGACCTGCTTCCTTGCCTACACCGTCAAGGGGTGGGGGACGCCGATTGCCGGCCACAAGGACAATCACGGCGGCCTGATGAACAAAAGCCAGATGGCAGACTGGCAATCCCATATGGGTGTCCCCAAGGGCGACGAATGGGACCCCCTTGCTACAATCGACAATGTCGAGGCCTTCAAGGCCTTTCTGGATAACGTGCCCTTCTTTGCCAAGGGCACCCGCCGCTATCACGACGACAAAATTGCTGTGCCAGCCATCGAGCTGACCACAGAACGTGCCATCTCGACACAAGGCGCCTTTGGCAAGATCCTCGATGATCTTTCCAAGGGGGACAGCGAGTTGGCGGCCCGCATTGTCACCACATCACCGGATGTGACCGGTACAACCAATCTTGGCCCGTGGGTCAATCGCCGCAAATTGTTTGCGCGTAAAGCACTGGCAGATGCCTTTATCGAGCATCGCATTCCCTCGACGGCAAAATGGGTGTTTGATCCGGCTGGGCAACATATCGAACTAGGCATCGCGGAAATGAACCTGTTTCTGCTGCTGGGTGCCGCAGGCCTGTCCCATTCCCTTTTCGGCAAACGGCTGATTCCCATTGGCACGGTGTATGATCCCTTTGTCTGCCGTGGTCTGGATGCACTCAATTATGCCAGCTATCAGGATGCCCGCTTCATGATTGTCGGCACGCCATCCGGTGTGACCCTTGCCCCTGAGGGCGGGGCGCATCAGTCGGTCGGTACACCGCTGATCGGCATGAGTCAGGATGGGCTGGCGGCCTTTGAACCGGCCTTTGCCGACGAGCTTGGCATCATCATGCAATGGGCCTTTGACTATATGCAGCGCGATGGGGAAGGGGACCCGGATGAACGCACTTGGCTGCGCGATGAGACCGGCGGTTCGGTCTATCTGCGCCTGACCACCAACCCGATCGAGCAACCGGTCAAGCGAGCCAATGACACCTATCGCCAAGGGGTGATTGACGGCGCCTATTGGCTGCGCGAGCCGGGCCCCAACTGCGAGGTGGTGATTGCCTATCAGGGCGCGGTTGCCAGTGAAGCGATCAAGGCGGCTGGCGCCATCGCCGAAGCCCGTCGCGACATCGGGGTGCTGGCCGTCACCTCGGCAGACCGCCTCAATGCCGGCTGGACCGCAGCGCAACGCGCCCGCTCCCGTGGCAATCTGGCGGCCTATTCCCACATCGAAAGCTTGCTCAGTGCCTTGCCATCCCACTGCAAGATCATCACGGTGATCGACGGCCATCCGGCCACATTGGCCTGGTTGGGCGGTGTGATTGGTCATCAGACCATCTCGCTCGGGGTCGAGCATTTTGGCCAGACGGGCACCATCGGCGATCTGTACCGCCACCACGGGATTGATGCCGCTGCGATCGTAGAGAAGGTACAGGGCCTGTCCCATGGCAAGGACATCAAGTCCGGTATCGTGAGGGCGCTGAATTAG
- a CDS encoding sigma-70 family RNA polymerase sigma factor, translating into MADPISELIFRVALRDRSAFAALYEATSAKLFGICLRVLKDRAEAEEALQEAYVKVWNNASRFTVTGNSPISWLAAIARNNAIDRLRARRPETVELDEELAGADDSPDPERLVISAETGARITACLEELETRRADAVRGAYLEGYSYQELAEQFSVPLNTMRTWLRRSLISLRKCLEA; encoded by the coding sequence ATGGCCGATCCGATCTCCGAACTGATTTTTCGCGTTGCCCTGCGTGATCGGTCTGCCTTTGCTGCGCTTTATGAGGCAACCAGTGCGAAACTCTTTGGCATCTGTCTGCGTGTCTTGAAAGACAGGGCTGAGGCGGAAGAGGCGTTGCAGGAAGCTTATGTGAAGGTCTGGAACAACGCCTCGCGCTTTACTGTGACCGGCAACAGTCCGATTTCCTGGCTCGCTGCGATTGCGCGCAACAATGCCATTGACCGGCTCAGGGCACGGCGCCCGGAGACGGTCGAGCTTGATGAGGAACTGGCCGGAGCAGATGACAGCCCCGATCCGGAGCGATTGGTGATCAGTGCCGAAACGGGTGCACGCATCACTGCCTGCCTTGAAGAGCTTGAGACCCGGCGCGCCGATGCGGTGCGGGGGGCCTATCTGGAAGGATACAGCTATCAGGAGTTGGCAGAACAATTCAGTGTGCCCCTGAATACAATGCGGACGTGGCTGCGGCGCAGCCTCATCTCTTTGCGAAAGTGTCTTGAAGCATGA
- a CDS encoding 1-aminocyclopropane-1-carboxylate deaminase, which translates to MSLLDKFEKYPLTFGPTPIEYLPRLTDALGGDVEIYAKRDDCNSGLAMGGNKLRKLEYIVPDAIASGADTLVSIGGVQSNHTRMVAATAAKIGMKCVVIQEKWVPHYDAVYDRVGNILMTKLMGADSRLVDDGFDIGIRKSWEDAIQSVKDAGGKPYPIPAGASVHKFGALGYIGFAEEVAQQEEELGFKFDYIVVCVVTGSTQGGMIVGFAAQDRADRVIGIDASFTLEQTRSQVRSIVDNTAELVGLGRKVREDEIVINPDYAYPAYGVPSDETNDAIRLAARTEAMMTDPVYEGKSMQGLIDLTKKGFFPKGSKVLYAHLGGAPALNGYSYYYKDG; encoded by the coding sequence ATGTCGTTACTTGATAAATTCGAGAAATATCCCCTGACCTTCGGTCCCACGCCGATCGAATATCTGCCACGCCTCACGGACGCATTGGGCGGAGATGTTGAGATCTATGCCAAGCGCGATGATTGCAATTCCGGCCTTGCCATGGGTGGCAACAAGCTGAGAAAACTGGAATATATCGTGCCCGATGCGATTGCCTCGGGGGCAGACACACTTGTCTCCATCGGTGGGGTGCAATCCAACCATACGCGCATGGTGGCGGCGACGGCCGCCAAAATTGGCATGAAATGCGTGGTCATTCAGGAAAAATGGGTGCCGCACTATGATGCGGTTTACGATCGTGTGGGCAACATCCTGATGACCAAATTGATGGGGGCTGACAGCCGTCTGGTGGATGACGGATTTGACATCGGTATCCGCAAAAGCTGGGAAGATGCCATCCAGTCGGTCAAGGATGCCGGGGGCAAACCTTATCCTATCCCGGCCGGGGCATCGGTGCACAAATTTGGCGCTCTTGGCTATATAGGCTTTGCCGAGGAAGTGGCCCAGCAGGAAGAAGAGCTTGGCTTCAAGTTCGACTATATCGTCGTCTGTGTGGTGACCGGTTCCACGCAAGGGGGCATGATTGTCGGTTTTGCGGCGCAGGATCGCGCGGATCGTGTGATAGGCATCGATGCCTCTTTCACGCTTGAACAAACCCGTTCACAGGTTCGCTCCATTGTTGATAACACTGCAGAGCTTGTCGGGTTGGGCCGCAAGGTGCGAGAAGATGAAATCGTGATCAATCCGGACTATGCCTACCCGGCCTATGGTGTCCCCTCGGATGAGACCAACGATGCCATCCGCCTTGCGGCCCGCACTGAAGCAATGATGACGGACCCTGTCTATGAAGGCAAAAGCATGCAGGGCCTGATTGATCTGACCAAGAAGGGCTTTTTCCCGAAAGGCTCGAAGGTGCTTTATGCACATCTGGGTGGCGCACCGGCCCTCAATGGCTATAGCTACTATTACAAAGACGGCTAG
- a CDS encoding Lrp/AsnC ligand binding domain-containing protein, translated as MPELDRIDRNILRALQEEGRLSNADLASRVNVSPATCHRRTQRLFDDGYIEGVSARINPEQVGMGALVMVGVVLDRSTPESFAEFEQAANRMPVILDCNLVAGDFDYLLKIRARDMNDFNKLHGEQLIALPGVRQTRTFFVMKEVKNNAPLTF; from the coding sequence ATGCCAGAACTGGACCGGATAGACCGAAACATCCTGCGAGCGCTGCAAGAGGAAGGTCGCCTGTCCAATGCGGACCTTGCAAGCCGGGTCAATGTCAGTCCCGCGACCTGCCATCGTCGCACCCAACGCCTGTTTGACGATGGCTATATCGAAGGGGTGAGTGCACGCATCAATCCCGAACAGGTCGGCATGGGGGCATTGGTCATGGTGGGCGTGGTTCTTGACCGCTCCACGCCAGAAAGCTTCGCCGAGTTTGAACAGGCCGCAAACAGGATGCCCGTCATTCTGGACTGCAATCTGGTGGCTGGAGACTTTGACTATCTGCTCAAGATCAGAGCCCGCGATATGAACGATTTCAACAAGTTGCACGGAGAGCAACTGATTGCCTTGCCGGGCGTGCGCCAAACGCGCACCTTCTTCGTCATGAAGGAGGTCAAGAACAACGCCCCGCTCACCTTCTAA
- a CDS encoding NAD(P)/FAD-dependent oxidoreductase, which produces MTETLILGAGIVGLSSALALQERGHSVALLDRQQAGMETSYGNAGIIQREAVEPYNITHHLPTLLRYGLGLTNDIVYHWRDLPRLLPALATYYRYSEAGKHAEISKTYAQLAYRATRDHAPFIDASGAQDLIRRDGFFSICRDQKAMDAKALEADYLQTHYDVPLRVIDGQTLAKEEPAITTQLAGAIHWCDSWSLTDPLALTMAYKALFVRRGGQLLQGDAMSLTPEGAGWAVTTAEGKITASDIVIALGPWAPDLLERHGYRLKMVWKRGYHKQYDVTDAPTRPLHDFANGVVLAPIGDALRIVTGAELTRRDRGVNLKQLRHGLNSARQILKVGEERPDDVWFGHRPCLPDMLPMVGAAPAHKGLWFNFGHGHQGLTLGPTTGLILADMMEGSAAHWTRALMPQGRSVLAH; this is translated from the coding sequence ATGACCGAGACACTTATCCTCGGAGCGGGCATCGTCGGACTCAGCTCCGCGCTCGCCCTGCAAGAGCGTGGACATTCCGTTGCCCTGCTCGACCGGCAACAGGCCGGTATGGAGACCAGTTATGGCAATGCAGGGATCATCCAGCGAGAGGCGGTTGAGCCTTACAACATCACCCATCATCTGCCGACGTTGCTGCGCTATGGCCTCGGGCTGACCAATGACATTGTCTATCATTGGCGCGATCTGCCCCGACTGTTGCCCGCGTTGGCGACCTATTATCGCTATTCTGAAGCTGGCAAGCATGCAGAAATCTCCAAAACCTACGCCCAGCTTGCCTATCGGGCAACGCGTGATCACGCCCCCTTCATTGATGCGTCAGGGGCGCAAGACCTGATCCGCCGCGACGGCTTTTTCTCGATCTGCCGTGATCAGAAAGCGATGGATGCCAAGGCGTTGGAGGCCGACTATCTTCAGACCCATTATGATGTGCCGTTGCGCGTGATTGATGGCCAGACGCTGGCCAAGGAAGAACCGGCAATCACCACACAGCTGGCCGGTGCGATCCATTGGTGCGACAGCTGGAGCCTCACAGATCCTTTGGCGTTGACAATGGCCTACAAGGCCTTGTTTGTGCGGCGTGGAGGACAGCTGCTGCAGGGCGATGCGATGAGCCTGACCCCGGAAGGGGCGGGATGGGCGGTGACCACCGCCGAAGGCAAAATCACAGCATCCGATATTGTCATCGCGCTGGGCCCATGGGCTCCGGACCTTCTTGAAAGGCACGGCTATCGACTGAAAATGGTCTGGAAACGGGGCTATCACAAGCAGTATGACGTGACGGATGCTCCCACCCGACCCCTGCATGATTTTGCCAATGGCGTTGTACTGGCCCCGATCGGTGACGCTTTGCGCATTGTGACCGGCGCGGAACTGACCAGACGGGATCGAGGCGTCAATCTCAAGCAGCTGCGCCACGGTTTGAACAGCGCCAGACAGATTCTGAAGGTCGGAGAGGAAAGACCGGACGATGTCTGGTTCGGCCATCGCCCTTGCCTGCCGGACATGCTGCCCATGGTAGGGGCCGCTCCGGCCCACAAGGGCCTGTGGTTCAATTTCGGCCATGGGCATCAGGGCTTGACCCTCGGGCCGACGACCGGATTGATCCTCGCCGACATGATGGAAGGCTCGGCTGCGCACTGGACCCGGGCGCTGATGCCACAAGGGCGATCTGTCCTCGCCCACTAG
- a CDS encoding LacI family DNA-binding transcriptional regulator produces MADESSRRSTRRATLQDVAKHAGVSPITVSRAIRQPDKVSQKARERVREAVAKLGYIPNLSASRLASARSYTVCAIIPSITNIVFADVMRAIDDVFSATNYQVLIGNTRYSPIEEEKLVSKFLEHNPDGLILSGVDQTDTCRKTLEAAGVPIVQIMDYDGQAIDMNVGLSHYQAGYDITRHLIDRGRRHIGFIGAQMDPRTQKRMQGHFQALKDAGLDNIEGRSISHAPSSVKIGGDLFHDLLSKQADLDAVFCINDDLAMGAIFECQRRQIAVPDQIAIAGFNDLEPSRCINPPLTTIRTPRYEMGHKAATMLVECMNGASLSADEAKIDIGYELIVRSST; encoded by the coding sequence ATGGCTGACGAAAGTTCAAGGCGTTCAACGAGAAGAGCCACATTGCAGGATGTCGCCAAACATGCAGGCGTCAGTCCCATCACTGTATCCCGAGCCATTCGACAACCTGACAAGGTTTCGCAGAAGGCACGTGAGCGGGTGAGGGAGGCCGTGGCGAAACTCGGATATATCCCGAACCTCTCGGCCAGCCGGTTGGCCTCGGCGAGAAGCTACACTGTTTGCGCAATCATTCCTTCGATCACCAACATCGTTTTCGCCGATGTCATGCGGGCGATTGATGACGTCTTTTCCGCCACCAACTATCAGGTTCTGATTGGCAACACCCGCTATTCCCCGATTGAGGAGGAAAAGCTAGTCTCCAAGTTTCTCGAACACAATCCCGATGGCCTGATCTTGTCGGGGGTTGATCAGACAGACACCTGCCGCAAGACACTGGAGGCCGCTGGCGTCCCCATCGTCCAGATCATGGACTATGATGGTCAGGCCATCGACATGAATGTCGGCTTGTCACATTATCAGGCGGGCTATGACATCACCCGCCATTTGATCGATCGTGGTCGCCGCCATATCGGCTTCATTGGTGCCCAGATGGATCCTCGCACCCAGAAAAGGATGCAGGGCCACTTTCAGGCGCTGAAGGATGCCGGACTGGACAATATCGAGGGGCGCTCCATCTCTCACGCACCATCCTCAGTCAAGATCGGTGGTGACCTGTTCCATGATCTGCTCTCCAAGCAAGCGGACCTTGATGCGGTTTTCTGTATCAATGATGACTTGGCGATGGGGGCTATTTTTGAATGCCAGCGCCGTCAGATTGCGGTACCTGACCAGATCGCCATTGCCGGTTTCAACGATCTCGAACCCTCGCGCTGCATCAATCCACCTTTGACCACCATCCGCACCCCGCGTTATGAAATGGGTCACAAGGCGGCAACCATGCTGGTCGAATGTATGAATGGCGCCAGCCTGTCGGCTGATGAGGCAAAGATCGACATCGGCTATGAGCTGATCGTGCGATCCAGCACCTGA
- a CDS encoding anti-sigma factor, producing the protein MDRDDRLLAAEYALGVLPHAERQRFSARLEQEPDLRAEVDVWEGHFEPLTNEIEATPPPPAMYGLIEQRLFGASSTPATPKGLWSSIGFWRGLAFASLVAIAVMASLLFATLRPTDAPEGTYVANLSGETNLVQLVALYEASSGQLRLNRTKGEAAAERDFELWLIEGDNAPISLGVLPREAHASLQVPAALRAKMPGGVLAISDEPAGGSPTGQATGPVLAVGAISQI; encoded by the coding sequence ATGGATCGCGATGACCGGCTGCTCGCGGCGGAATATGCCCTTGGCGTATTGCCCCATGCGGAGCGTCAGCGCTTTTCCGCACGTCTGGAGCAGGAGCCGGATCTGCGTGCAGAGGTCGATGTCTGGGAAGGCCATTTCGAACCGCTGACCAACGAGATCGAAGCGACCCCGCCTCCACCGGCCATGTATGGTCTGATCGAGCAACGCCTGTTCGGTGCGTCCTCAACACCCGCCACGCCCAAGGGGCTGTGGTCAAGCATCGGTTTCTGGCGAGGTCTGGCCTTTGCCTCACTGGTTGCCATTGCTGTGATGGCCTCCTTGTTATTTGCCACATTGCGTCCCACGGATGCGCCGGAGGGAACCTATGTCGCCAACCTTTCGGGTGAGACGAATCTGGTCCAGCTGGTTGCGCTCTATGAAGCCAGTTCCGGGCAATTGCGGCTCAACCGGACAAAGGGGGAAGCGGCTGCTGAGCGGGATTTTGAGCTGTGGCTGATCGAAGGGGACAACGCCCCCATTTCCCTTGGCGTGCTGCCAAGAGAGGCGCATGCCTCGCTACAGGTGCCCGCTGCCTTGCGCGCCAAAATGCCCGGTGGTGTGCTGGCAATCAGTGATGAACCGGCAGGCGGATCCCCAACTGGTCAGGCAACAGGTCCGGTTCTGGCGGTCGGTGCTATTTCTCAGATATGA
- a CDS encoding sulfite exporter TauE/SafE family protein — protein MTQLLPLVLILALAGGIAGIISGLLGVGGGIILVPAFFYAFTSLGYQPDQLMQICVATSTGTIIFTSLRSVMAHHKRGAVSFSLIRSWGPFIAIGSILGVFAAASLRSQELQFVFGCIGVLIGLYMLLGKKDWRLADQLPGRILSSLYAAIIGFFSALMGIGGGSFTVPLLSAYNVPPHKAVATSPGFGLMISIPAFIAFLATGWQITGKPPMTIGYVNLPAVVMIVATTMLTVPIGVKMAHALSPRQLRLVFACTILLLAGNMLRKAIMG, from the coding sequence ATGACACAATTGCTCCCGCTGGTGCTCATTCTGGCCCTTGCCGGCGGCATTGCCGGTATCATTTCCGGCTTGCTGGGTGTTGGTGGCGGGATTATCCTCGTCCCGGCCTTCTTTTATGCCTTTACCAGCCTTGGATATCAGCCTGACCAGCTGATGCAGATCTGTGTGGCGACATCCACTGGCACCATCATCTTCACGTCCCTTCGCTCCGTGATGGCCCACCACAAGAGGGGGGCGGTGAGTTTCTCACTGATCAGAAGCTGGGGGCCATTCATCGCGATCGGTTCGATTCTTGGGGTCTTTGCCGCGGCCTCTCTGCGGTCACAGGAACTTCAGTTTGTCTTCGGGTGCATCGGTGTTCTGATCGGGCTCTACATGTTGCTGGGCAAAAAGGACTGGCGGCTGGCCGATCAATTGCCCGGTCGCATCCTCAGCTCTCTTTATGCGGCAATCATCGGATTTTTCTCGGCGCTGATGGGCATTGGCGGCGGTTCCTTCACTGTGCCGTTGCTCAGCGCCTACAATGTGCCGCCCCACAAGGCTGTTGCAACATCCCCCGGTTTTGGCCTGATGATCTCGATTCCCGCTTTCATCGCCTTTCTGGCCACCGGCTGGCAGATTACAGGCAAACCGCCCATGACCATTGGGTATGTCAATCTGCCCGCCGTCGTGATGATTGTGGCCACGACGATGCTGACCGTTCCGATTGGCGTCAAGATGGCCCACGCCCTGTCACCCAGACAACTGCGTCTGGTTTTTGCCTGCACCATTCTGCTGCTGGCGGGTAACATGCTTCGAAAGGCAATCATGGGATGA
- a CDS encoding gluconokinase, which translates to MIIVVMGVSGSGKTTVGSALADKLGCAFRDADALHPAENVLAMAEGKPLTDAMREPWLTVLESLLFDHQSRGEALVLACSALKRAYRDRLFERISGGLFVYIAGTRDQILPRLMQRQGHFFPSSLLDSQFRDLQEPAEDEPVLTVPVTLSVEQAVAEILPHLSHDAQTREE; encoded by the coding sequence ATGATCATCGTCGTTATGGGAGTGAGCGGGTCTGGCAAGACCACGGTAGGAAGTGCGTTGGCCGATAAACTGGGCTGCGCCTTTCGGGATGCGGACGCCTTGCACCCGGCTGAGAATGTTCTCGCCATGGCCGAGGGAAAACCCTTGACCGACGCCATGCGAGAACCATGGCTGACGGTTCTGGAAAGCTTGCTGTTTGACCATCAAAGCCGAGGCGAGGCGCTGGTACTGGCCTGTTCCGCTTTGAAGCGGGCTTATCGGGATCGGCTGTTTGAGCGGATATCCGGCGGCCTGTTTGTTTATATCGCAGGGACCCGCGATCAGATCCTGCCACGTCTTATGCAACGGCAGGGGCATTTTTTCCCATCCAGCCTGCTTGATAGCCAGTTCAGGGATCTGCAGGAACCCGCAGAAGATGAACCGGTCCTGACCGTGCCTGTGACTTTGTCTGTGGAACAGGCCGTTGCGGAAATCCTGCCTCATCTATCACATGACGCTCAGACACGGGAGGAATGA
- a CDS encoding D-serine ammonia-lyase, whose translation MTSELPPFANQSTFDKAKAAEPTLWCNPNYQPSSDGEAAQTLEQVHKDWAMLAPLLQKLFPVLEQSGGQIQSELIEVESLRAPLCYEDPKFGRLFVKGDHNLPVAGSVKARGGLFEVLMTARRQALAEGFLSENDDICKLASDAARAFFSQRTIAVGSTGNLGLSVGVAAKTLGYNSIVHMSSDAKTWKIERLRRYGVKVMQHRGDYNHAVAVARDAARYDPLAYFVDDEHSELLFQGYMAAAGELDIQLREAGIVVGPDRPLFLHLPCGIGGAPGGIAYGARGLFGAHVHCFFAEPCQSASAMLRMMHGRDARISVYDVGLTNRTEADGMAVATMSDLVAERMQTRLAGVYTVGDEDLFRWVATAYHGASLQLEPSATIGFAGPHFIANSLEGQAFADRHLLSKPLSNAIHVVWATGGTFVPELKFQAFVDRGMELGHPTSLSKETAT comes from the coding sequence ATGACCAGCGAACTGCCGCCTTTTGCCAACCAGTCGACATTCGACAAAGCCAAAGCGGCGGAGCCGACGCTTTGGTGCAATCCCAATTATCAACCCTCCAGCGACGGGGAAGCCGCCCAGACGCTGGAACAGGTGCATAAAGACTGGGCCATGCTGGCACCCTTGTTGCAAAAACTGTTCCCGGTCCTTGAACAGAGCGGAGGTCAGATCCAATCCGAGCTGATCGAAGTGGAGAGCCTAAGGGCTCCACTTTGCTATGAGGATCCAAAGTTTGGTCGCCTGTTTGTCAAGGGCGACCACAATCTGCCGGTCGCCGGGTCGGTGAAGGCGCGTGGCGGCCTGTTCGAAGTCCTGATGACCGCGCGCCGACAAGCCCTTGCGGAAGGGTTCCTTTCGGAAAATGATGACATCTGCAAACTGGCGTCAGACGCTGCGCGCGCCTTCTTCTCGCAGCGCACGATTGCCGTGGGCTCAACGGGCAATCTCGGTCTGAGTGTCGGTGTGGCCGCCAAGACCCTCGGATATAACAGCATCGTGCATATGTCATCCGACGCCAAGACGTGGAAGATCGAACGGCTGCGACGCTATGGTGTCAAGGTCATGCAGCATCGCGGCGACTATAATCATGCGGTTGCCGTGGCAAGGGATGCAGCCCGGTATGATCCTCTGGCCTATTTTGTCGATGACGAGCATTCAGAGCTGTTGTTCCAAGGCTATATGGCAGCGGCTGGCGAACTGGACATACAGCTGCGCGAGGCGGGCATTGTTGTTGGTCCTGATCGGCCCTTGTTTCTTCATTTGCCCTGCGGCATCGGCGGAGCCCCCGGCGGCATTGCCTACGGCGCGCGCGGTCTGTTCGGGGCGCATGTTCATTGCTTTTTTGCCGAACCTTGCCAATCTGCCTCAGCCATGCTGCGCATGATGCATGGCCGGGACGCCCGGATCTCAGTCTATGATGTTGGCCTGACCAATCGGACAGAAGCCGATGGCATGGCAGTGGCAACCATGTCGGATCTGGTTGCTGAACGCATGCAGACCCGGCTGGCTGGTGTTTATACGGTTGGCGATGAAGATCTGTTTCGCTGGGTCGCCACGGCCTATCATGGCGCTTCGCTGCAATTGGAACCTTCTGCGACCATCGGCTTCGCGGGGCCGCACTTCATTGCCAACAGTCTGGAGGGACAGGCATTCGCTGATCGGCATCTGCTCAGTAAGCCCCTCTCGAACGCCATTCATGTGGTCTGGGCAACGGGAGGAACCTTTGTGCCGGAATTGAAATTTCAGGCCTTTGTTGACCGGGGTATGGAATTGGGACACCCTACCAGTCTTTCAAAAGAGACTGCGACATGA